One genomic window of Desulfurella sp. includes the following:
- a CDS encoding CBS domain-containing protein produces MKVITCHIEPDFDAIASAIAAKLLYPDATIVFPNLPKRSKKNFLIQSTIYAYADFQKVDLESIDTLIVVDTRQKSRIGEFAKIVDKVKVICFDHHPDGDINCHEFYCKKTGANTTQVVMKLKERNIDFSAEEATLFMLGIYEDTGKLLYPSTTVYDFEVCAYLLEKGAKLDVVSSVLEETIEESQVYLLNELIHNARIFEYNNINIVLSFAQYSEYVAEAANIVNTFLNMKKADAVICVFRMQSRIFIIGRSVNDKVDVARILKTFNGGGHSLAASATVKDLTLIETLDEATLAIRDSFLYITKAKDIMSTPAKCVEKTDTVAYCNEIMAKYGINSLVVLDKGDLVGIISRPTLQRAIYHNYADEPVEKFMVTDFYTVSEDTPLAKIKTIIIEEKQRIIPVLRNSEVVGVLTRTNILNLINQTEQKLMHKVLKVDLKLKNKLDEKIYNFFKIISEVALNLKMKAYAVGGMVRDLIMDIPIKDIDIVIEGNAIEFAKEFSRVVGGKLIAHNEFKTASVIVNSEKIDFATARQEYYDEVSSGLPHIEESSLKLDLYRRDFTINTLAISLNENFGELIDYFGGVKDIKDKKIRILHNLSFIEDPTRVLRALRFAEKFNFLLGQQTEKLMKNALELGVLNTVSKNRLFLELSLILKEEKAVEILKKINDYKIFKYLHKEFYIDESCFNLINEAKDFVKMCTFFCPIEFKVEAIYFSILKFCFRKKFNLTNILGIVDSKIEKIYSQMIQINVFLSKRRKKSEIYFFLKPMMLEAQIAAFAITKSNYVKEALVSYIRDLQFIKPLVLGKDLITLGFKPSEIFGKILNDCFEKQIEGEFTSKQEAIDYIKNKYLN; encoded by the coding sequence ATGAAGGTAATAACATGTCACATTGAACCAGATTTTGATGCAATAGCAAGTGCAATAGCAGCTAAACTGCTTTATCCTGACGCTACAATTGTTTTTCCAAATTTACCCAAGCGCTCAAAAAAGAATTTTCTCATCCAGTCAACAATATACGCTTATGCGGACTTTCAAAAGGTAGACCTTGAAAGTATTGATACATTGATTGTTGTTGATACACGTCAAAAGTCACGAATAGGTGAATTTGCAAAAATAGTTGATAAAGTTAAAGTTATATGTTTTGACCACCATCCAGATGGCGATATAAACTGTCATGAGTTTTACTGCAAAAAAACTGGCGCAAACACAACACAGGTTGTCATGAAGCTAAAAGAACGCAATATAGATTTTAGCGCAGAAGAAGCAACGTTATTTATGCTTGGGATATATGAAGACACAGGAAAATTGCTATACCCATCCACAACAGTATATGATTTTGAAGTATGTGCATATTTGCTTGAAAAAGGGGCAAAGCTTGATGTGGTATCAAGCGTATTGGAAGAAACAATAGAAGAATCACAGGTTTATCTGTTAAATGAACTAATACACAACGCGCGTATTTTTGAGTACAACAATATTAACATTGTATTAAGTTTTGCGCAGTATAGCGAATATGTTGCAGAAGCAGCAAACATAGTAAATACATTTTTAAATATGAAAAAAGCAGATGCAGTTATTTGTGTATTCAGGATGCAGTCTAGAATTTTTATAATCGGTCGTTCTGTAAACGATAAGGTTGATGTTGCAAGGATTTTAAAAACATTTAATGGCGGCGGGCATAGTTTGGCAGCAAGTGCAACAGTAAAAGATTTAACGCTTATTGAAACACTTGATGAAGCAACACTTGCTATAAGAGATAGTTTTTTGTATATAACAAAAGCAAAAGATATTATGAGTACACCTGCTAAATGTGTTGAAAAAACTGACACCGTTGCTTACTGCAATGAGATAATGGCAAAATATGGTATAAATTCTTTGGTTGTTTTAGATAAAGGAGATTTAGTAGGTATTATTTCAAGACCAACGCTTCAGAGAGCAATTTATCATAATTATGCAGATGAACCTGTTGAAAAGTTTATGGTAACTGATTTTTATACTGTAAGTGAAGATACGCCGTTAGCAAAAATAAAAACAATAATAATTGAAGAAAAACAACGCATAATACCGGTGCTTAGAAACAGTGAGGTGGTGGGTGTTTTAACAAGAACAAATATATTGAATTTAATTAATCAAACCGAACAAAAACTTATGCACAAGGTTCTAAAGGTTGATTTAAAATTGAAAAACAAATTGGATGAAAAAATTTATAATTTTTTTAAAATCATATCAGAAGTTGCTCTCAATCTAAAAATGAAAGCATATGCTGTTGGTGGAATGGTTAGAGATCTCATTATGGATATACCCATTAAAGATATTGATATAGTAATTGAGGGAAATGCTATAGAGTTTGCTAAAGAGTTTTCAAGAGTTGTAGGTGGAAAACTTATTGCCCACAACGAATTTAAAACTGCAAGCGTTATTGTTAATAGTGAAAAAATAGATTTTGCAACTGCCAGACAGGAATATTACGATGAGGTATCATCTGGTTTGCCCCACATTGAAGAAAGCTCGCTAAAACTTGATTTATACAGGAGAGATTTTACTATAAATACGCTTGCTATAAGTTTAAATGAAAATTTTGGTGAACTTATAGATTATTTTGGTGGAGTAAAAGACATCAAAGACAAAAAGATACGAATTTTACATAATTTAAGTTTTATAGAGGATCCAACAAGGGTGCTTAGAGCTTTGCGATTTGCAGAAAAGTTTAATTTTTTATTGGGCCAGCAAACAGAAAAACTAATGAAGAATGCTCTTGAGCTTGGAGTTTTGAATACGGTTTCAAAAAATAGATTATTTCTAGAGCTTAGTTTGATATTAAAAGAAGAAAAAGCTGTAGAAATTTTAAAAAAAATCAACGATTATAAAATTTTTAAATATCTTCACAAAGAATTTTACATTGACGAAAGTTGTTTTAATTTGATTAATGAAGCTAAAGATTTTGTTAAAATGTGTACTTTCTTTTGCCCTATAGAATTCAAAGTAGAAGCTATTTATTTTTCAATATTAAAGTTTTGTTTTAGAAAAAAGTTCAATTTAACAAATATTTTAGGCATTGTTGATAGCAAAATAGAAAAAATATACAGCCAGATGATACAGATAAATGTATTTTTGTCAAAAAGAAGAAAAAAAAGCGAGATTTATTTTTTTTTAAAACCGATGATGCTCGAAGCGCAGATCGCTGCTTTTGCAATAACCAAAAGTAATTATGTGAAAGAAGCCCTGGTTTCTTATATAAGGGATTTACAATTTATAAAACCACTTGTGTTAGGTAAAGATTTGATTACTTTAGGATTCAAACCTTCAGAAATTTTTGGCAAAATTCTTAATGATTGCTTTGAAAAACAAATTGAAGGTGAATTCACAAGCAAGCAAGAAGCTATTGATTATATAAAAAACAAATATTTGAATTGA
- a CDS encoding aspartate-semialdehyde dehydrogenase has product MKSYNVAVVGATGAVGEDMIKTLEDFNFPVKKLLPLASERSIGKNVTYKGQEIPVEVLNEESFKDIDIALFSAGGSVSAKYAPIAAKSGAVVVDNTSYFRMDKDVPLVVPEVNAEDIAMYKNKGIIANPNCSTIQMVVALKPIYDNFGIKRIVVSTYQATSGAGRRAMEELIDETKAFFEFKYDSYKPKVFPKKIAFNCLPHIDVFLDNDYTKEEMKMVNETKKIFHDDSIKVTATCVRVPVLRGHSESVNVETKKPFDINEVKELIKNAAGCVLMDDPKSLIYPTPIEVSGRGETFVGRIRKDESIENGLNLWVVADNLLKGAAYNAVQIAQILIEKYL; this is encoded by the coding sequence ATGAAAAGTTACAATGTAGCAGTTGTTGGTGCAACTGGAGCTGTTGGCGAAGATATGATCAAAACACTGGAAGATTTCAATTTTCCTGTAAAAAAACTTTTGCCTCTTGCCTCAGAGCGTTCAATTGGCAAAAATGTTACTTACAAAGGTCAGGAGATACCAGTAGAAGTATTAAACGAAGAATCGTTTAAAGATATAGATATAGCTCTTTTCAGTGCTGGAGGTAGTGTTAGCGCAAAATATGCGCCTATTGCTGCAAAATCAGGCGCAGTTGTTGTAGATAATACAAGTTACTTTAGAATGGATAAAGATGTACCACTTGTTGTGCCAGAAGTAAATGCAGAAGATATTGCTATGTATAAAAACAAAGGTATTATAGCTAATCCGAACTGCTCTACTATACAGATGGTTGTAGCGCTAAAGCCTATCTATGATAATTTTGGCATTAAAAGGATTGTCGTTTCCACATACCAGGCAACAAGCGGTGCAGGAAGAAGGGCAATGGAAGAATTAATTGATGAAACAAAAGCGTTTTTTGAATTTAAGTATGATTCATATAAGCCAAAGGTTTTCCCAAAAAAAATAGCTTTTAATTGTTTACCACATATAGATGTATTTTTAGACAATGATTACACAAAAGAAGAAATGAAAATGGTAAATGAAACTAAAAAGATTTTTCACGATGATTCAATAAAAGTTACCGCAACATGTGTTAGGGTTCCTGTTTTGAGGGGACACTCAGAATCTGTTAATGTTGAAACCAAAAAGCCTTTTGATATAAATGAAGTTAAAGAACTAATAAAAAATGCTGCAGGTTGCGTACTTATGGATGATCCAAAAAGCCTAATTTATCCAACGCCTATAGAAGTTAGCGGCAGAGGAGAGACATTTGTTGGACGCATAAGGAAGGATGAGTCAATTGAAAATGGGCTTAATCTTTGGGTAGTAGCAGATAATTTACTAAAAGGTGCAGCTTATAATGCTGTGCAGATAGCTCAGATTTTGATCGAAAAATACTTATAA
- a CDS encoding tyrosine-type recombinase/integrase, with protein sequence MDVFQAILMFLTNMDLKQFLFEFCVFLSANKGLSIKTVESYESDLNPFCDYFKNRQLDNINLFEYINNLKKLYKPASLNRKLSSLRAFLTFINKYYPLDIDLGYIKNIKTSFKIEKPIDFESLKTLFTDTRNGLILLFFYATGLRVSELINLKISDIYFDAGLIRVVTKGSKMRLLPVSMDVLSKIKDYIANTRSNYLNSESKDYLFLSRQGRPFTRAAIWKIIKQESRAKGFDLHPHSLRHLYATHLLENGANIKIIQELLGHSSLNTTQRYTFVSDEALNKAFKEADYYKE encoded by the coding sequence GTGGATGTTTTTCAAGCGATTTTGATGTTTTTAACTAATATGGATCTCAAACAGTTTTTGTTTGAATTTTGCGTATTTTTAAGCGCCAATAAAGGATTGTCAATAAAAACAGTTGAATCATATGAGAGTGATTTAAATCCATTTTGCGACTATTTTAAAAATAGACAACTTGATAATATTAATTTGTTTGAGTACATAAATAATTTAAAAAAATTATACAAGCCAGCTTCTTTAAATAGAAAGCTATCAAGCCTGAGAGCTTTTTTAACATTTATAAACAAATATTATCCGCTTGATATTGATTTAGGCTATATAAAAAATATAAAAACAAGCTTCAAAATAGAAAAACCAATCGATTTCGAATCTTTAAAAACACTTTTTACAGATACAAGAAACGGTTTGATTTTGCTTTTTTTTTATGCTACAGGTTTAAGGGTTAGCGAACTTATCAATCTAAAAATAAGCGATATTTACTTTGATGCAGGTTTAATACGTGTTGTAACAAAAGGTTCTAAAATGCGTCTTTTGCCTGTGTCAATGGATGTTCTTTCAAAGATTAAAGATTACATAGCAAATACACGTAGCAATTATTTAAATAGCGAATCAAAGGATTATTTATTTCTAAGCAGGCAAGGCAGGCCATTTACAAGAGCAGCAATCTGGAAAATAATAAAACAAGAGTCAAGAGCTAAAGGCTTTGATCTGCACCCACACAGTTTAAGACATTTATATGCTACACATTTACTTGAAAATGGCGCTAATATAAAAATCATTCAGGAGTTACTTGGTCATTCAAGTTTAAATACAACTCAACGGTATACTTTTGTTAGTGATGAGGCTTTAAATAAAGCTTTTAAAGAAGCTGATTATTACAAAGAATAA
- a CDS encoding nucleotide sugar dehydrogenase: MTIEEFEKKQKKIAVVGLGYVGLPLAVSLARYFSVIGFDISKKRIEELNEGFDITGETDSSSIKSPNIFYTNDASFLKESSVIIVTVPTPILKSKLPDLSLVESASYIVGKNLSKGTIVVYESTVYPGVTEDVCVPILQKASGLTYLSDFFVGYSPERINPGDRVHTLENITKVISASNEESLEILSKIYGKITNIYKAPNIKTAEAAKVIENTQRDLNIALMNELSLIFHRMGLDTKEVLDAAATKWNFLKFEPGLVGGHCISVDPYYLTYKAQELGYLPQVILAGRRLNDSMGCYIAQESVKLIMQKNLGHNCLILGFTFKENIKDTRNSLVFDIYTELRSFNMNVEVYDPYVIKEEVISHYGNVALIDKSELKRYDCVVLAVKHEEFLKEKIWLKCLKDKSCLIDVKSVVDKKDLPDTVYLWRL; the protein is encoded by the coding sequence ATGACCATAGAGGAGTTTGAAAAAAAACAAAAAAAAATTGCAGTTGTAGGGCTTGGTTATGTTGGTTTGCCTCTGGCAGTAAGCCTTGCTAGATATTTTAGTGTTATTGGCTTTGATATAAGTAAAAAACGCATAGAAGAACTTAATGAAGGCTTTGATATAACAGGTGAAACCGATAGCAGTTCTATAAAATCACCAAATATTTTTTACACAAATGACGCGTCTTTTTTAAAAGAGTCAAGTGTTATTATTGTTACAGTCCCAACACCTATTTTAAAAAGCAAATTGCCAGATTTAAGCCTTGTTGAAAGCGCAAGCTATATTGTGGGTAAAAATTTGTCAAAAGGTACAATTGTTGTATACGAATCTACAGTATATCCTGGTGTAACGGAAGATGTATGTGTTCCAATACTGCAGAAAGCTTCAGGTTTAACTTACCTCAGTGATTTTTTTGTAGGTTACTCGCCAGAGCGTATAAATCCAGGCGATAGGGTCCATACACTTGAAAATATAACAAAAGTTATATCTGCTTCAAATGAAGAAAGTTTGGAAATTTTATCAAAAATATATGGTAAGATTACAAATATATACAAAGCCCCAAATATAAAAACAGCAGAAGCAGCAAAAGTTATTGAAAATACACAAAGAGATTTGAATATAGCTTTGATGAATGAATTAAGCTTAATTTTTCACAGGATGGGGCTTGACACAAAAGAGGTCCTTGATGCAGCTGCCACTAAATGGAATTTTTTAAAATTTGAGCCAGGTCTTGTTGGTGGACATTGCATAAGTGTTGATCCGTATTATTTAACATACAAAGCTCAGGAATTGGGGTATTTGCCTCAGGTTATACTGGCTGGAAGAAGGCTCAACGATTCTATGGGTTGTTATATTGCTCAAGAGTCAGTAAAGCTTATTATGCAAAAAAACTTAGGCCATAATTGTCTGATACTTGGCTTTACATTTAAAGAAAACATAAAAGATACAAGAAACAGCCTGGTATTTGATATATACACAGAGCTTAGAAGCTTCAATATGAATGTTGAAGTTTATGACCCATATGTTATAAAAGAAGAAGTAATATCACACTATGGCAATGTAGCACTTATAGATAAAAGTGAACTAAAGCGCTATGATTGCGTGGTGCTAGCTGTAAAACATGAAGAGTTTTTAAAAGAAAAGATTTGGCTTAAATGTCTAAAAGACAAATCGTGCTTGATTGATGTAAAAAGCGTGGTTGACAAAAAAGACTTACCAGACACAGTCTATTTATGGAGGCTTTAG
- a CDS encoding universal stress protein: protein MQTFSPKNILVPTDLSENAQKAIEYALSLAKAYGAKLHIYYVITDLQAALGYVPSLPLDKIEASMRQEAENYFEHVKNKILKDFDNFDMHIEVGDAPKKIVEFASTNDIDLIVMGAQGKSALERFVFGSTTEKVLRMSKKPILVVKM from the coding sequence ATGCAAACTTTTAGTCCAAAAAATATACTTGTTCCTACAGATTTGAGCGAGAATGCTCAAAAAGCTATTGAGTATGCACTTAGTTTGGCAAAAGCCTATGGTGCAAAATTGCACATTTATTACGTAATAACTGATTTACAAGCTGCACTTGGTTACGTACCATCACTGCCACTTGATAAGATTGAAGCTTCAATGAGGCAGGAAGCAGAAAACTACTTTGAGCATGTGAAAAATAAGATTTTGAAAGATTTTGATAATTTTGATATGCATATTGAAGTTGGGGATGCACCAAAAAAGATTGTTGAGTTTGCATCAACTAATGACATAGATTTAATAGTTATGGGTGCGCAAGGTAAAAGTGCTCTTGAGCGATTTGTATTTGGATCAACTACGGAAAAAGTTTTAAGAATGTCAAAGAAACCTATTTTAGTGGTGAAAATGTAA